In the genome of Ignisphaera cupida, one region contains:
- a CDS encoding class I SAM-dependent methyltransferase, with translation MGSQSRKPLIKRIAEKVLGPSFADMLWKRIEIVGDVVIIRRAFDVSVEVYKAIGEEILRELPYIKSVWLATSPVKGSERIREYVHIAGEKKSETMYKEHGCIFKVDFTKVYISPVLGFDHIRIAKMVKANEKILNMFAGFGPYSIIISRYSKPFYVVSIDLNEFAAKYARINIELNKVDAFNEVIHGDALLITPTFHEEFDRILMPYPDIFENAFKVSLSAVKIGGYLHPHLFVEAQNKHEAMQKAYDIIKLHAKELGVVVETLGGHVIRGVAPRKYHVTVDAIVKSKYKKQ, from the coding sequence ATGGGTTCTCAAAGTAGAAAACCATTAATTAAAAGAATTGCCGAAAAGGTTCTTGGACCCAGCTTTGCTGATATGCTTTGGAAAAGAATTGAGATAGTAGGAGATGTAGTGATTATTAGGCGTGCTTTTGATGTTTCTGTGGAAGTTTACAAAGCAATTGGTGAAGAAATTCTACGAGAGCTTCCATATATAAAAAGTGTTTGGCTTGCAACATCACCTGTAAAAGGCTCTGAAAGAATTAGAGAGTATGTTCATATTGCTGGAGAAAAGAAGAGTGAAACAATGTATAAAGAGCATGGCTGTATATTCAAAGTGGATTTTACAAAAGTTTACATATCTCCTGTTTTAGGTTTTGACCACATCAGAATAGCGAAAATGGTTAAAGCAAATGAGAAGATATTAAACATGTTTGCTGGATTTGGCCCTTATAGCATAATAATATCTAGGTATTCTAAACCATTTTATGTAGTTTCAATAGATTTAAACGAATTTGCTGCAAAATATGCTAGAATAAACATCGAGTTAAATAAGGTTGATGCATTCAACGAGGTTATACATGGAGATGCATTATTGATTACACCAACATTTCATGAAGAATTTGACAGAATATTAATGCCTTATCCAGATATTTTTGAAAATGCATTCAAAGTCTCGCTAAGTGCTGTAAAAATAGGTGGTTATCTGCATCCACATCTATTTGTAGAAGCACAAAATAAGCACGAAGCTATGCAAAAAGCATATGACATTATTAAATTACATGCAAAAGAACTTGGTGTTGTTGTAGAAACTCTTGGAGGTCATGTGATAAGGGGTGTAGCACCAAGAAAATACCATGTTACTGTAGATGCTATAGTAAAATCCAAATACAAGAAGCAATGA
- a CDS encoding AbrB/MazE/SpoVT family DNA-binding domain-containing protein, which translates to MYADIVKVDVKGRITIPSALRLLLNIEEGDKLIILFDEDLQKIEIVSAKSSDLTLCTITSSLNKVLELLTAIGNNLIAMNCRCIDASCNRYRCKLIISKNWFKMEKPKDLQCL; encoded by the coding sequence ATGTATGCAGACATAGTAAAGGTTGATGTAAAGGGAAGAATAACTATACCCTCTGCTCTAAGACTTTTACTTAATATTGAAGAGGGAGACAAGCTAATAATACTGTTTGATGAGGATCTTCAGAAAATAGAAATAGTAAGTGCAAAATCAAGCGATTTAACACTCTGCACAATCACGAGCTCTTTGAATAAAGTACTAGAGCTGCTTACAGCCATAGGAAATAATTTAATAGCTATGAACTGTAGATGCATAGATGCATCTTGTAATCGATATAGATGCAAATTGATTATAAGTAAAAACTGGTTTAAGATGGAAAAACCAAAGGATTTGCAGTGTCTATAA
- a CDS encoding type II/IV secretion system ATPase subunit: MNFLIRMRKAFSKNNSVNFVVKNLRYLRIENIDDICLDVLRRYSVGMAEVIICVDKHGIARYFVNEPLVDEVLLNAYNKIMSYLYTSYFSLESFEEIRKAVEIVASEIGLGMVLRKYYDTLMYYVYRDSKGYGILDVVLNDGGVEDVELSDWRKPVTVVHRDFLSYEALVTNIHFQSEEEAKNYIDKLAIKCGKSVSYAKPELHGTLPEGYRVAATLGNPISSSPTFNVRKLPNVPIDVVKLVKQGVINYEIAALMWLVNDAKLFYVVVGGSGSGKTTLLNAFLQLSNPNWKIVVVQDVPEIKLPLRTRFIQFYGEDSDELLQRCFTALRYRPDILVVGEVRGREIIALVRAVASGSGSATTFHASAPEEYELAVRGLLPRDLYVMLSLNTALMVLVSRIRRGYSIERRVWKIFERVDDGWREIYDMSRGGSILSSYIIKRLAKRLDRDDVEAEYEYRVKVLENSGEGYESIERILKRYYGL; this comes from the coding sequence TTGAATTTTTTAATAAGAATGCGCAAGGCCTTTTCTAAAAATAATTCAGTTAATTTTGTTGTGAAGAATCTAAGATATTTGAGAATTGAAAATATTGATGATATTTGTTTGGATGTTTTAAGGAGATATAGTGTTGGAATGGCTGAGGTAATAATATGTGTTGATAAGCATGGTATTGCAAGGTATTTTGTAAACGAGCCTTTAGTTGATGAAGTACTTCTTAACGCATATAACAAGATTATGAGCTACTTGTATACTTCTTACTTTAGCTTAGAATCATTTGAAGAAATTAGAAAAGCCGTTGAAATAGTTGCTAGTGAAATTGGTCTTGGAATGGTTCTTCGCAAATACTATGATACACTAATGTATTATGTTTATAGAGATAGCAAGGGATATGGCATTCTAGATGTTGTATTAAATGATGGTGGAGTTGAGGATGTGGAGCTTTCTGATTGGAGAAAACCTGTAACTGTTGTTCATAGAGATTTTCTATCGTATGAAGCTCTTGTAACCAATATTCATTTTCAAAGCGAGGAAGAGGCAAAGAACTATATAGATAAGCTAGCTATAAAATGTGGCAAATCCGTATCATATGCAAAGCCAGAGCTTCATGGAACTCTTCCAGAAGGCTATAGAGTTGCTGCCACATTGGGTAACCCAATTAGTTCAAGTCCAACATTTAATGTTAGAAAATTGCCAAATGTTCCAATAGATGTTGTAAAACTTGTTAAACAAGGGGTTATAAACTATGAAATAGCTGCATTAATGTGGCTAGTTAATGATGCAAAGCTTTTTTATGTTGTTGTTGGTGGAAGTGGTAGCGGAAAAACAACACTACTAAATGCTTTTTTGCAGTTGTCAAACCCAAATTGGAAGATAGTAGTTGTTCAAGATGTGCCAGAAATTAAGCTTCCATTAAGAACTAGGTTCATACAATTCTATGGCGAAGACTCTGATGAGTTACTCCAAAGATGTTTCACAGCTCTTAGATACAGACCCGATATTCTAGTTGTTGGTGAAGTTAGAGGACGTGAAATAATTGCGCTTGTAAGAGCAGTTGCATCTGGTTCAGGTTCTGCAACAACATTTCATGCATCAGCGCCGGAAGAGTATGAATTAGCAGTAAGAGGTCTTTTACCACGAGACCTATACGTAATGCTCTCCCTAAATACTGCACTAATGGTACTTGTTTCAAGAATTCGTAGAGGATATAGCATTGAGCGAAGAGTATGGAAAATATTTGAAAGAGTTGATGATGGATGGAGAGAGATATACGATATGAGTAGGGGTGGATCAATTCTAAGCAGCTATATTATTAAAAGACTTGCAAAAAGATTAGATAGAGATGATGTAGAGGCTGAGTATGAGTATAGAGTCAAGGTACTGGAAAATTCAGGTGAAGGTTATGAATCAATTGAAAGAATACTTAAAAGATATTATGGTCTTTAA
- the cedA1 gene encoding DNA import protein CedA1, with amino-acid sequence MDIIALIKDIISKTVVVSWLLFFLTWLIGWAIKGAPIPMGKVRRIGQGLVEDAVWGAFWVAIGTTIFWLITYISAYIGNALPPPPSPQLP; translated from the coding sequence ATGGATATCATAGCACTGATAAAGGACATTATAAGTAAAACTGTTGTAGTTTCATGGCTTTTGTTTTTCTTAACATGGTTAATAGGATGGGCTATTAAAGGAGCGCCAATACCCATGGGAAAGGTAAGAAGAATTGGACAAGGTCTTGTTGAGGATGCTGTATGGGGTGCTTTTTGGGTTGCCATTGGAACTACAATATTTTGGCTTATAACATATATATCGGCATATATAGGAAATGCTCTTCCTCCACCACCATCGCCTCAGCTACCATAG
- a CDS encoding 50S ribosomal protein L3, whose translation MAHRKTKAPRRGSLGFRPRKRASEFIPRVRSWPSPQLDTPRLLGFLGYKVGMSHVILVDDRPGTPTYGKEIFVPVTIVETPQMIPIALRVYGVNEYGGLGLLKDVWIEPPKEIEIWRRIPTYRPSANINDRIEWIKNNTSLIKRVSLVLAANVKTVGGLSKKVPDLIEVTVGGGDITQRIAYALDILGKTITVDSVFSPGQFIDIIGVTKGKGFQGVIKRFGVKELPRWHKHRKGSRRVGSRSPTIGAMSEVPQPGQTGFHRRTEFNKRIIAMGDDGYAITPAGGFPHYGIVKSKWIMIWGSCIGVPKRPLVLRWPIRPPRWVPTQPPKIVYVSLESKIAG comes from the coding sequence TTGGCACATAGAAAGACAAAAGCACCAAGACGTGGAAGCCTAGGTTTTAGACCAAGGAAAAGAGCATCAGAATTTATTCCACGTGTGAGAAGCTGGCCTTCACCTCAACTCGATACACCAAGACTTCTGGGTTTCTTGGGCTATAAAGTCGGTATGTCACATGTTATTCTTGTAGATGATAGACCTGGAACCCCTACGTATGGTAAAGAAATATTTGTTCCAGTAACAATAGTTGAAACTCCGCAAATGATACCAATAGCTTTAAGGGTATATGGCGTTAATGAATATGGTGGTCTAGGACTTTTAAAAGATGTTTGGATAGAGCCTCCAAAGGAGATAGAAATCTGGAGAAGAATACCAACATATAGACCATCAGCAAATATTAATGATAGAATAGAGTGGATTAAAAATAACACATCTTTAATAAAAAGAGTTTCGCTTGTTCTTGCAGCTAATGTTAAAACTGTTGGGGGGTTAAGTAAAAAGGTGCCAGATTTAATAGAAGTTACTGTAGGTGGTGGAGATATTACTCAAAGAATTGCCTATGCATTAGATATTCTGGGAAAGACTATAACCGTGGATAGTGTTTTTAGTCCTGGCCAATTTATTGATATTATAGGAGTTACTAAGGGCAAGGGATTCCAAGGAGTTATTAAGAGATTTGGTGTAAAGGAGTTGCCAAGATGGCATAAACATAGAAAAGGTAGTAGAAGAGTTGGTAGCAGAAGCCCAACAATTGGTGCAATGTCTGAGGTTCCTCAACCAGGTCAAACGGGCTTTCACAGAAGAACAGAATTTAACAAGAGAATCATTGCTATGGGCGATGATGGATATGCTATAACACCTGCTGGAGGTTTTCCACACTATGGCATAGTAAAGTCGAAATGGATAATGATTTGGGGGAGCTGCATTGGAGTTCCAAAAAGACCACTTGTTTTGAGATGGCCCATTAGACCACCAAGATGGGTTCCAACTCAACCACCAAAAATTGTTTATGTAAGTTTAGAAAGTAAAATAGCTGGTTGA
- a CDS encoding 50S ribosomal protein L2, giving the protein MGKRILVQRMGRGGQQFRSPKHKKIAPVKYPYLPPDKTLKGIVVDIIHEPGRSAPIALIKLENGEEFYNVAVEGLRVGQVIEIGSGASIANGNIVPLRNVPEGARVCNVELRPYDGGKLVRSGGSYAIVTGKTSTHAILTLPSGKQKTVLLDARATIGMVAGGGRLEKPLLKAGNAYYKWRAKARKWPRVRGVAMNAVDHPHGGGSHQSESKPTTISRRAPPGRKVGHISAKRTGRKKGAH; this is encoded by the coding sequence ATGGGTAAGAGAATACTCGTTCAAAGGATGGGTAGAGGAGGTCAGCAGTTCAGAAGCCCAAAACACAAAAAAATAGCTCCTGTTAAATACCCATATCTGCCACCTGATAAAACATTGAAGGGAATAGTTGTTGACATAATTCATGAGCCTGGAAGAAGTGCACCAATAGCTTTGATAAAGCTTGAAAATGGTGAAGAGTTTTATAATGTAGCAGTTGAGGGATTGAGAGTAGGACAAGTAATTGAAATAGGTTCTGGTGCAAGTATTGCAAATGGTAATATAGTTCCTTTAAGAAATGTTCCTGAAGGTGCTAGGGTATGCAATGTAGAGTTGAGACCATATGATGGGGGCAAGCTTGTAAGAAGTGGAGGATCATATGCCATAGTAACTGGAAAAACATCTACACATGCAATACTTACTTTGCCAAGTGGAAAACAAAAAACAGTGTTGCTTGATGCAAGAGCAACAATTGGAATGGTTGCAGGAGGTGGTAGACTAGAAAAGCCATTGTTAAAAGCAGGTAATGCATACTACAAGTGGAGGGCAAAGGCAAGAAAGTGGCCAAGGGTTAGAGGTGTTGCAATGAATGCTGTTGATCATCCACATGGTGGAGGCTCGCATCAAAGTGAGTCAAAGCCAACAACAATATCGAGAAGAGCTCCACCAGGAAGAAAAGTTGGGCACATATCTGCTAAAAGAACAGGTCGAAAGAAGGGAGCTCACTAG
- a CDS encoding DEAD/DEAH box helicase has translation MVLFKVSVTMKNSADDSSYWFAKLGFETLTNIQKISFPKVLEHDRDLIVIAPTGSGKTEAVMVPLLIKLTKNGFLKETPSILIIYITPLRALNRDIKNRLEKICSVFNCDVEVWHGDTSYAVRKRIVKKPPHILLTTPESFQILLIKKDLMNHMLNLYAVVIDELQELINDERGTELFLSLERLDEALQKHVRRIAISASMSEQNARVIGNIIFSNRSFDIALSDIEKVYDVKVVLTENSYQSGVFDVNKVVEKISEIASKWQHSQILLFTNTRTSAEELSFLLRTHKLLSEGDVGLHHGSLSKIEREYVERNFKEGSLKVVVSTSSLELGIDIGSVDLVLQYLSPRQVVKLMQRVGRAGHRETSISKGIVLVPPIITEIVESIVIAKRLQRKDLESEEMHFNSLDVLVHQLVGLTIERGLISIEEFFNIVKKSPLFNGITLEDVEKVASFLNEIGLIKCDDPSRGKCSDSKRGYIYYVTTNMIPDTSQYSAKSIIDHKIVASLDEDFIATCNENDVIVLAGKPWKIVSIDYDEKNVWLAPFTDLAEIVLPRWVGENIPVHRKVAREVCSFLRRFCTCDGLECVNMLLDNYNVDRDVKEFLILNKENICKVYPNDKVLTIELFRIPNEKKTLLAIYTCLGSKASEAFSIVVSKILRDYLKIGNVYRSHQLGTVVFADTDIDTNHIKNLITLLFNLNEKGLVRELIVEELKKTSIFRRNLINVARKMGVISKNSDLKEVKRIINNLMNIPILVDETIREMLVDKIDIQSVIEFIDTLSKDMKIRIIITRKPSPYLQEITQLGALRYIVRNAAMPKELLIELAKRRLLNRKIKAFCLVCGTTFELSINEYLSNVCKTENPFKCAVHCPSCGSKAVTVIDKDDDVAMLKKILLKVKSFGEIGKLNVEERTFLEKFAEAANIIMEYGLACLIALQGIGIGIENAKKVLSKSFDMNTLIQNILEYEEKYLKTRRYWE, from the coding sequence ATGGTTTTGTTTAAGGTTTCAGTAACTATGAAGAATAGTGCTGACGATTCTAGTTATTGGTTTGCAAAACTAGGTTTTGAAACATTAACAAACATACAGAAGATTTCATTTCCCAAGGTTTTAGAACACGATAGAGACTTGATTGTAATAGCACCTACAGGATCTGGTAAAACAGAAGCTGTCATGGTTCCTCTTCTCATTAAATTAACTAAAAATGGTTTTTTAAAGGAAACACCAAGTATTCTCATTATTTACATAACACCTCTCAGAGCATTAAATAGAGACATCAAGAATAGGTTAGAAAAAATTTGTTCAGTGTTTAACTGCGATGTTGAGGTTTGGCATGGAGATACGTCATATGCTGTGAGAAAGAGAATTGTTAAAAAGCCTCCTCATATTCTTCTCACCACCCCAGAAAGCTTCCAAATATTACTTATTAAAAAGGATTTGATGAACCATATGTTAAATTTGTATGCTGTTGTTATTGATGAACTTCAGGAGCTAATTAATGATGAAAGAGGTACAGAACTTTTCTTGTCTCTTGAGAGATTAGATGAGGCCTTACAGAAACATGTTAGAAGAATAGCTATATCAGCATCAATGAGCGAGCAGAATGCAAGAGTCATTGGAAACATTATATTCTCAAATAGATCCTTTGATATTGCTTTATCAGACATTGAGAAGGTATATGATGTAAAAGTTGTTTTAACTGAAAATAGTTATCAGAGTGGAGTATTTGACGTGAACAAAGTAGTGGAAAAGATATCTGAAATAGCAAGCAAATGGCAGCATAGCCAAATTTTACTTTTCACAAACACTAGAACATCAGCAGAAGAACTAAGCTTCCTACTTAGAACTCATAAACTACTTAGCGAAGGTGATGTTGGGCTTCACCATGGTTCATTATCGAAAATCGAAAGAGAATATGTTGAAAGGAATTTTAAAGAGGGTTCTTTGAAAGTAGTTGTTTCAACATCAAGTCTTGAGCTTGGTATAGACATTGGAAGTGTAGATCTTGTGCTACAGTATTTATCTCCAAGGCAAGTTGTTAAGCTCATGCAAAGAGTTGGTCGTGCAGGTCATAGAGAAACAAGTATTTCAAAAGGAATTGTGCTTGTTCCACCAATAATTACAGAAATTGTTGAATCAATAGTTATTGCGAAAAGGCTTCAAAGAAAGGATTTAGAGTCTGAAGAAATGCATTTTAATAGTCTAGATGTTTTAGTTCATCAACTTGTAGGTTTAACCATTGAAAGAGGATTGATAAGTATTGAAGAATTCTTTAACATTGTAAAAAAGTCTCCTTTATTTAATGGTATAACATTGGAGGATGTGGAGAAAGTTGCTTCATTTCTTAATGAAATTGGCCTCATAAAGTGTGATGATCCCAGTAGAGGTAAGTGTAGTGATTCTAAAAGGGGTTACATATATTATGTGACAACAAATATGATACCTGATACATCACAATATTCTGCAAAGTCTATAATTGACCATAAGATAGTGGCATCTCTAGATGAAGATTTTATAGCAACATGTAATGAAAACGATGTTATAGTGTTAGCTGGAAAGCCATGGAAAATTGTTAGCATAGATTATGATGAGAAAAATGTTTGGCTAGCACCATTTACAGATCTTGCAGAGATTGTGTTGCCTAGATGGGTTGGAGAAAATATTCCTGTTCATAGAAAAGTTGCAAGAGAGGTTTGTTCATTTCTTAGACGTTTTTGTACTTGCGACGGCCTTGAATGTGTAAATATGCTTCTGGATAATTATAATGTTGATAGGGATGTGAAAGAATTTCTAATATTGAATAAGGAAAATATATGTAAAGTATATCCAAATGATAAAGTTCTAACAATAGAGTTGTTCAGAATTCCTAATGAGAAAAAGACCTTGTTAGCCATATATACATGCTTAGGTTCTAAGGCATCTGAAGCATTTTCAATAGTTGTATCAAAGATTTTAAGGGATTATTTAAAAATAGGAAATGTTTACAGGTCTCATCAACTTGGTACAGTGGTGTTTGCAGATACTGATATTGATACTAATCACATAAAAAACTTGATTACATTATTGTTTAATTTAAATGAGAAAGGATTAGTGAGGGAACTTATTGTAGAGGAATTGAAAAAAACATCAATATTTAGAAGAAATTTAATTAATGTTGCAAGAAAAATGGGCGTAATATCAAAGAATAGCGACTTGAAAGAAGTTAAAAGGATTATAAATAATTTGATGAATATACCAATCTTAGTTGATGAAACAATTCGAGAAATGCTTGTAGATAAAATTGATATTCAAAGTGTTATAGAATTCATAGATACTCTTTCAAAAGACATGAAGATTAGGATTATTATTACAAGAAAACCATCACCATACCTTCAAGAAATTACACAATTAGGTGCTTTAAGATACATCGTAAGAAATGCAGCAATGCCAAAGGAATTGTTAATTGAATTAGCAAAGCGAAGGCTTTTAAATAGAAAAATAAAAGCATTTTGTTTGGTATGTGGTACAACATTTGAGTTAAGTATAAATGAGTATTTATCAAATGTTTGCAAAACAGAAAATCCATTTAAATGTGCTGTTCACTGTCCTTCTTGTGGTTCTAAGGCTGTAACTGTAATAGATAAAGATGATGATGTTGCTATGTTGAAGAAAATATTGTTAAAAGTTAAAAGTTTTGGGGAAATAGGGAAATTAAATGTTGAGGAAAGAACATTTTTAGAGAAATTTGCTGAGGCAGCAAATATTATAATGGAATATGGACTTGCATGTTTAATAGCATTACAGGGTATTGGTATTGGAATAGAGAATGCAAAAAAAGTATTGTCAAAATCTTTTGACATGAACACTCTTATACAAAATATTCTAGAGTATGAGGAAAAATATTTGAAAACAAGAAGGTATTGGGAATAG
- a CDS encoding 30S ribosomal protein S19, with product MSKQCWELPVEWKKFRYRGKGLEELIDMPMDELVKFLNSRARRSLTRGFSARHRRLLEKIIEARQKLVNECKETVIKTHVRDMIILPVMVGLTISIYNGKEYVPVKITPEMIGHYLGEFAPTTKQVKHGEPGLKATRSTLFVALK from the coding sequence ATGAGTAAGCAATGCTGGGAATTGCCAGTAGAGTGGAAAAAGTTTAGATATAGAGGAAAAGGTCTAGAAGAATTAATAGATATGCCTATGGATGAACTTGTAAAGTTTTTGAATAGTAGAGCACGAAGAAGTTTAACTAGAGGATTTTCAGCTAGGCATAGAAGACTTCTTGAGAAAATTATTGAAGCTAGACAAAAACTTGTAAATGAATGCAAAGAAACCGTGATAAAAACTCATGTGAGGGATATGATCATCCTACCTGTTATGGTTGGTCTAACAATATCTATTTACAATGGCAAAGAATATGTTCCAGTTAAAATAACTCCCGAAATGATAGGGCACTATCTAGGAGAGTTTGCACCAACAACAAAGCAGGTAAAGCATGGTGAACCAGGACTTAAAGCAACTAGAAGCACGTTATTTGTTGCACTTAAATAA
- a CDS encoding GHMP family kinase ATP-binding protein produces the protein MSYGFNKDVDVVIKEFNSMFNVDPDVVVSAPGRLDFLNTHQDYKGLPVVSVGVNLRTYVAGKRFEGSFIEVFSGNLRDEGSDYFDRIDLSKLELVSKQKWFGNYLRAAIIALKQRGYVINSGARIWIRSWVPIASGLGSSGTLVVAFIAALNELYGLNLSVKDIAELAYIAEHDVLNIPCGRLDQYGAAFGNVSVIETVPPYNVETIQFSEGIFAVIDSGIRHSTADIHPKRQKEIEMGLEKLMSIASESLRKKLGYRYWEPKWDSLTIEELKPYLNELEEKSRNRILYTIKAHKSTMLAIKILKGYKPSSTEIAQVLEVSEEDARKIVGKSKVDIIGYIMTHQHQLLSRLYDVSLPELDKIVDEFISNGALGAKLSGAGLGGCVIALFRDSETASKALNHILSRGIGARGWIVKVDRGITRHR, from the coding sequence ATGTCATATGGATTTAATAAAGATGTTGATGTTGTTATTAAAGAGTTTAATAGCATGTTTAATGTTGATCCAGATGTTGTTGTATCTGCTCCAGGTCGTCTTGATTTTTTGAATACGCATCAGGATTACAAGGGCCTTCCTGTTGTGTCTGTTGGTGTTAATCTAAGGACTTATGTTGCTGGAAAGAGATTTGAAGGTAGTTTCATAGAGGTTTTTTCAGGTAATTTAAGAGATGAGGGATCCGATTACTTTGATAGAATTGATTTATCAAAACTTGAATTGGTTTCTAAGCAAAAGTGGTTTGGAAATTACTTAAGAGCAGCTATTATTGCACTTAAACAAAGAGGATATGTTATTAACAGTGGTGCAAGGATTTGGATAAGAAGCTGGGTTCCAATAGCCTCTGGATTAGGAAGCAGTGGAACACTAGTGGTAGCCTTTATAGCAGCATTAAATGAGTTATACGGCTTAAATCTTAGTGTAAAAGACATTGCCGAGCTTGCCTATATTGCAGAACATGATGTTTTAAATATTCCATGTGGAAGACTAGATCAGTATGGTGCTGCTTTTGGCAATGTATCTGTAATTGAAACTGTTCCACCATATAATGTTGAAACAATACAGTTTAGTGAGGGAATTTTTGCTGTTATTGATAGTGGCATTAGACATAGCACAGCAGATATTCATCCAAAAAGACAAAAAGAAATAGAGATGGGTTTAGAAAAACTCATGTCAATAGCTTCAGAATCCTTGAGAAAGAAGCTTGGGTACAGGTATTGGGAACCTAAATGGGATTCTTTAACAATTGAGGAACTTAAACCATATTTAAATGAATTGGAGGAGAAGAGTCGAAACAGAATACTATACACTATTAAAGCCCATAAATCAACAATGTTGGCAATAAAGATTCTTAAAGGCTATAAACCCTCATCTACAGAAATTGCTCAAGTACTTGAAGTAAGTGAGGAGGATGCTAGGAAGATAGTAGGTAAAAGCAAAGTAGATATAATTGGCTACATAATGACTCATCAACATCAGTTACTTAGTCGCTTATACGATGTTAGTCTACCTGAACTCGATAAAATTGTTGATGAATTTATAAGCAATGGTGCTTTAGGAGCAAAACTTTCTGGAGCAGGCCTAGGAGGATGTGTTATTGCACTTTTCAGAGACTCTGAAACAGCTTCTAAAGCACTTAATCACATTCTCTCAAGAGGTATCGGAGCCAGGGGCTGGATCGTAAAAGTGGATAGGGGCATAACTCGCCATAGGTGA
- a CDS encoding 50S ribosomal protein L23, giving the protein MSQNTEKKNIVVNIVTTEKAYLLAEKYNYITLKVHRNSNKKEIKEFVEKTFNVKVLKVNTLIDRDGYKKAYVKLSPENRALDIIERLSR; this is encoded by the coding sequence ATGAGTCAAAATACTGAAAAGAAGAATATTGTTGTAAACATTGTCACAACAGAGAAAGCCTATCTTCTTGCTGAAAAATACAACTATATAACACTCAAGGTTCATAGAAATAGCAATAAAAAAGAGATAAAAGAATTTGTTGAAAAAACATTTAATGTAAAAGTTTTAAAGGTTAACACACTAATAGATAGAGATGGATATAAGAAAGCATATGTAAAGCTATCTCCAGAAAACAGAGCACTTGATATTATTGAAAGGCTATCACGATAA
- the rpl4p gene encoding 50S ribosomal protein L4, with translation MVNKFLILYPVEKRYGTLLDLNGNVVDKVELPLLFSYPVRVDLIRRAVLSAFTARVQPKGRDPLAGKRRVGESWGIGYSVARVPRLDNGRAVLAPNVVGGRRQFAPTTMRKIHEEINKKEMKLAIISALSALANVKYVTARGHIIPPQISSPPIIIVNEFENIESTKAVKEYLVKTGLWQNIEKAQNSVKIRSGKGKMRGRRYKETKSMLFIVSSTQAPVIKAIRNLPGVDYLTPQTLNICKLAPGGMPGRLAIITQKALEELSKLYVVEKP, from the coding sequence ATGGTGAACAAATTCCTAATTTTATATCCTGTTGAGAAAAGATATGGAACTCTACTGGATTTAAATGGTAATGTTGTGGATAAAGTTGAGCTGCCACTGCTCTTTAGTTACCCAGTTAGAGTTGATCTAATTAGAAGAGCTGTGTTATCAGCTTTTACAGCAAGGGTGCAGCCAAAGGGAAGAGATCCGCTAGCTGGGAAAAGAAGAGTTGGTGAATCGTGGGGTATAGGATATAGTGTTGCGAGAGTGCCTAGATTAGATAATGGTAGAGCGGTTCTTGCACCAAATGTAGTTGGTGGTAGAAGACAATTTGCACCAACAACAATGAGAAAAATACATGAGGAAATAAATAAAAAGGAAATGAAGTTAGCAATAATTTCAGCATTGTCAGCTTTAGCAAACGTAAAATATGTTACTGCTAGAGGACACATAATACCACCACAGATATCTTCACCACCAATAATAATTGTTAACGAATTTGAAAATATTGAGTCAACAAAAGCAGTTAAAGAATATCTTGTGAAGACAGGGCTTTGGCAAAACATTGAAAAAGCGCAGAATAGTGTGAAGATTAGAAGTGGAAAGGGTAAGATGAGGGGAAGAAGATATAAAGAAACAAAAAGCATGCTATTCATAGTTTCATCAACTCAAGCACCTGTTATCAAAGCAATTAGGAATTTGCCAGGTGTAGATTATCTCACACCACAAACACTAAACATATGTAAATTGGCTCCAGGGGGTATGCCAGGAAGACTTGCTATTATAACACAAAAAGCATTAGAAGAACTATCTAAATTGTATGTGGTTGAAAAGCCATGA